The Candidatus Binataceae bacterium region GACCAGCTTTACGTTCGGCCGATTGAACGTTGGCAGATAGTCATCGTTGAAGGTCGGGCGTTTGCACCATTGTCCGTACCAGGGCTTTAGGGCCTCGGCGGTCGCTGAATCGTCGACCGTGGCCGCGACGCGTTCGCGAATCTCGTTCATCTTTTGAAAGTCTGCAATCTCGGCCATCAGCGCCATGTCCTGCGCGGACAGGGCGGTATCGTTCACACGGGAGAGCAGCCGCGCAAGATTCTTGAAGAGGCTGGTCCACTTGTCACCCACCAGGTCTTCCTCGAGCGGCACGCCTGCCAGAATCGAGCAGAAGTTATGGTTGCGGTACTCCTGCCACCCGGGCTTCAGAGTCGTCACCCAGTTGGGATCGGTGGGCTTGTTGCCGCGCTCATCGACCGATGACGGCGTCCGCTGAAAGACATAGAGTTGCTTCGCGTGCAGTCCCAGGTGGGGCACGCACTGAATTGCGGTCGCTCCCGTGCCGATGATTCCGATGCGCTTGTCCGCCAGTTTGTACAGCCCGCCGGTAGTATCGCCGCCCGTGTAGTCGTAGTCCCAGCGGCTGGTGTGAAAGGTGTGCCCTTGGAAGTTTTCGATCCCCGCTATGGCCGGCAGCTTGGGCCGATTGAGCGGACCACTCGACATGATTAGGTGGCGCGCGCTGAAGCGATCATCGCGATCAGTGATGACCTCCCACCAGTGCGAATTGTCATCCCATCGTGCTTCTTTGATCTGGGTCTGGAAGCAAGTCTTCGCATAGAGATTGAAGTGCTGGCCGATTCGCTGTGCGTGCTCGAATATCTCGGGCGCAAACGAGTACTTCTCTTTCGGCATGTAGCCGGTTTCCTCGAGCAGCGGCAAATAGACGTAGGACTCGATGTCGCATTGTGCGCCCGGGTAGCGGTTCCAGTACCAGGTGCCGCCGAAGTCTCCCCCTTTCTCGACGATGCGGAAGTCGGTGATTCCGGCCTGCTGGAGACGCGCCGCCGCGAGCAATCCGCCGAAGCCGCCACCGACGATCAACGCTTCGAGGTCCTCCTGAATCGCGGGACGGGCGAACGTTGTGACGTAAGGGTCCTCTTCAAAGCGGGCGAGTTGGCCCACGACTTCGCGGTATTGATGGTTGCCCTCGCGGCGAAGGCGCCTTGCGCGCTCTTGCGCATATTTCTGGCGCAGTTCGGCAGGGTCGAAGCCCAGCTGCTCGGGAATAGGGACACCGCTGCTTTGCACT contains the following coding sequences:
- a CDS encoding NAD(P)/FAD-dependent oxidoreductase; the encoded protein is MSEPTSEVQSSGVPIPEQLGFDPAELRQKYAQERARRLRREGNHQYREVVGQLARFEEDPYVTTFARPAIQEDLEALIVGGGFGGLLAAARLQQAGITDFRIVEKGGDFGGTWYWNRYPGAQCDIESYVYLPLLEETGYMPKEKYSFAPEIFEHAQRIGQHFNLYAKTCFQTQIKEARWDDNSHWWEVITDRDDRFSARHLIMSSGPLNRPKLPAIAGIENFQGHTFHTSRWDYDYTGGDTTGGLYKLADKRIGIIGTGATAIQCVPHLGLHAKQLYVFQRTPSSVDERGNKPTDPNWVTTLKPGWQEYRNHNFCSILAGVPLEEDLVGDKWTSLFKNLARLLSRVNDTALSAQDMALMAEIADFQKMNEIRERVAATVDDSATAEALKPWYGQWCKRPTFNDDYLPTFNRPNVKLVDTQGRGADRITEHAVIVDGVAYEVDCLIFATGFEVGTAYTRRSEFEVYGRDGRSLTDCWADGMKTFHGFLSHGFPNLFHMGLTQTGLAPNFTYMLNTQSQHVAHLISQLRAREGHSIEPTAYAEAEWVRLVTGKTLMSDYLNTCTPGYYNGEGRQDTNGFLDAQYPDGAVAFREMLERWREKGELEGLVIE